The proteins below come from a single Sorghum bicolor cultivar BTx623 chromosome 4, Sorghum_bicolor_NCBIv3, whole genome shotgun sequence genomic window:
- the LOC8070601 gene encoding BTB/POZ domain-containing protein At1g67900 — protein MKFMKLGTRPDTFFTADSVRSVCTEVATDLQILVDNCIYHLHKFPLLSKCMLLQALCADAGDVVELPGFPGGAEAFEACAKYCYGITITVSARNLVPLRCAAAHLGMSEAADRGNLAAKLDAFLASCLLRRWKDALGVLHSTRHYAPLCEDLGLTSRCVDAVAALIVSPDTALPAKSSTSASPWWAHDIAELGVDLFWRIMVAVKATGAVHEKTVGDALKAYARRWLPNVAKDGLSLSADQPFDDHDAGSATDVKQVTTRHRLLLEKIVSLLPAERDAVSCGFLLKLLKAANILSASPASKLELVRRVAWQLEEASVADLLVPSLSCVSETLYDVDAVSAILDEFALRCAAVPPAPPAALALSGSPDDDSSAHSGGHRRSRSAESVSFDGTRRSLSAAPVSQGALVQVGKLVDGFLIEVAKDPNMPLDKLLAIAEAVPDSARPEHDGVYKVVDTYLKAHPEMSKSGRKRLCRLLNCRKLSEKACTHAAQNELLPLRVVVQVLFFEHARAAALASGGGHAAVAATADLPSNIRALLSNKSGSSEDEEADRVDEQRLRALAAGGSPGDDWSVEGLRRAASKIATLRMKLAEDEDYEDRDADEFARKARLARSASLRFRAFCAIPAGKPKRMLSKLWPLGRSGVSH, from the exons ATGAAGTTTATGAAACTCGGCACCCGGCCGGACACCTTCTTCACCGCCGACTCCGTGAG GTCTGTCTGCACGGAGGTGGCCACGGACCTGCAGATCCTCGTCGATAACTGCATCTATCATCTACACAAG TTCCCTCTGCTCTCGAAATGCATGCTCCTGCAAGCGCTGTGCGCCGACGCCGGCGACGTCGTCGAGCTCCCGGGATTCCCGGGCGGCGCGGAGGCGTTCGAGGCGTGCGCCAAGTACTGCTACGGGATCACCATCACGGTGAGCGCGCGCAACCTCGTCCCGCTCCGGTGCGCGGCGGCGCACCTCGGGATGTCCGAGGCCGCCGACAGGGGCAACCTGGCCGCCAAGCTGGACGCGTTCCTCGCGTCGTGCCTCCTCCGCCGGTGGAAGGACGCGCTGGGCGTGCTCCACTCCACGCGCCACTACGCGCCGCTCTGCGAGGACCTGGGCCTCACGTCCCGCTGCGTCGACGCCGTGGCCGCGCTCATCGTCAGCCCGGACACGGCCTTGCCGGCTAAGTCGTCGACGTCGGCGTCGCCGTGGTGGGCGCACGACATCGCTGAGCTGGGCGTCGACCTCTTCTGGCGGATCATGGTCGCCGTCAAGGCCACGGGCGCCGTACACGAGAAGACCGTCGGCGACGCGCTCAAGGCGTACGCGCGGCGGTGGCTGCCCAACGTCGCCAAGGACGGGCTCTCGCTCTCGGCGGACCAGCCGTTCGACGACCACGACGCAGGCAGTGCGACGGACGTGAAGCAGGTCACCACGAGGCACCGCCTCCTGCTCGAGAAGATCGTGAGCCTGCTCCCGGCGGAGAGGGACGCCGTCTCCTGCGGCTTCTTGCTCAAGCTCCTCAAGGCCGCCAACATCCTGAGCGCGTCCCCGGCGTCCAAGTTGGAGCTGGTCAGGAGGGTGGCGTGGCAGCTGGAGGAGGCCAGCGTCGCCGACCTGCTGGTCCCGTCGCTGTCCTGCGTCAGCGAGACGCTGTACGACGTGGACGCCGTGTCGGCCATCCTCGACGAGTTCGCGCTGCGGTGCGCGGCGgtcccgccggcgccgccggcggcgctGGCTCTGTCCGGGAGCCCCGACGACGACAGCTCGGCGCACTCGGGCGGGCACCGGCGGTCACGCTCGGCGGAGAGCGTGAGCTTCGACGGCACGCGACGCTCCTTGTCAGCCGCACCCGTGTCGCAGGGCGCTCTGGTGCAGGTGGGCAAGTTGGTGGACGGGTTCTTGATTGAGGTGGCCAAGGACCCCAACATGCCGCTGGACAAGCTGCTCGCCATTGCCGAGGCCGTGCCAGACAGCGCACGGCCGGAGCACGATGGCGTGTACAAAGTCGTCGACACATACCTCAAG GCGCATCCGGAGATGAGCAAAAGCGGGAGAAAGCGGCTGTGCCGGCTGCTCAACTGCCGGAAGCTGTCGGAGAAGGCGTGCACGCACGCGGCGCAGAACGAGCTCCTGCCGCTGCGCGTGGTGGTGCAGGTGCTCTTCTTCGAGCACGCGCGCGCCGCGGCGCTGGCGTCGGGCGGTGGGCATGCCGCCGTGGCCGCCACGGCGGACCTGCCGAGCAACATCCGGGCGCTGCTGTCCAACAAGTCCGGGTCGTCGGAGGACGAGGAGGCGGACCGCGTCGACGAGCAGCGGCTCCGGGCGCTGGCCGCCGGCGGGTCCCCCGGCGACGACTGGAGCGTGGAGGGCCTCCGCCGCGCGGCGTCCAAGATCGCCACGCTGCGGATGAAGCTGGCggaggacgaggactacgagGACCGCGATGCCGACGAGTTCGCGCGCAAGGCCAGGCTGGCGCGCAGCGCGTCGCTGCGGTTCAGGGCGTTCTGCGCCATCCCCGCCGGGAAGCCGAAGCGGATGCTCAGCAAGCTGTGGCCGCTGGGCAGAAGCGGCGTTAGCCACTAG
- the LOC8070602 gene encoding uncharacterized protein LOC8070602, protein MPSSIRNGNAGHAAELRRKDRTWQMRKYLLLLAILVATVTYVAGMDPPGGVWLETEDGHRAGDPILPDTRPIRYRVFYHVNATAFAASLVIIVLLLFLRKDAMRMLLAVRVAMVLDLVCLMLAYVTGACRGSAITVVASALSAAVILLVLVAIWLQHYAKEKAAAGTQLKSSGGRHLHREGRKILMLVSIFATTATYTAGLSPPGGFWEHGHGHRAGDPILLERHARCFLAFLVCNTTAFAASLVTMTLLLSRQLSKVSGHLSAPYVCVAVALIGLLGAYAAGSCRETDTAVAIYVLCLVGAVLVCISIIAYLENQCTLASQAPDHGEGPPPEGSSGNGVADTNPLDKARSLILLLATLTVTVTYQAGLNPPGGVWKENGDGHVSGGLILLETHTRRYKAFFYCNSAAFVASIVVFIMVQSTSLVSHGVRSHALEAAVLLDLLALVGAYGAGSCRDVRTSIYVFALAAVVFVYVVIHVVIEKSSSDSSTATTTVNKEEVELEKKRKLLLLLAILVVTITYQAGLTPPGKFWLEHGSGDEAHKVGDPVMADNYPRRYKAFFYSNSTSFMVSVAVTVFLLSRNLSNTGKRYWTALYFCMGASFIGLMCAYTASTMLTVRASSIFVVALVGVVLVFTGLHAILHRRNVPRWISRWWFCCPSDKHSKAETGNGDSKSKHSGNVEYRERYRMCKYLMLLGILAASVTYQAGLTPPGGVWPADGSRHGAAGDPVLRDTDTRRYRMFFYSNSASFVASVVVIVVVPLLMQGALPVAGLPMPVGAMYTVVVLDLLGLLLAYATGSSRDWATSWYVLAMAATVLAYVAIYKVLSSRGHGGGNSRQQPDLQQLPIRRVTEI, encoded by the coding sequence ATGCCTTCGTCCATCAGAAATGGCAATGCTGGGCATGCGGCGGAGCTCCGAAGGAAGGACCGGACATGGCAGATGCGCAAGTACCTCCTGCTACTCGCCATCCTGGTGGCGACGGTGACCTACGTGGCCGGTATGGACCCGCCGGGCGGCGTGTGGCTGGAGACCGAGGACGGCCACCGCGCCGGCGACCCGATCCTGCCCGACACCCGACCCATCCGGTACAGGGTGTTCTACCACGTGAACGCCACGGCGTTCGCGGCGTCGCTCGTGATCATCGTCCTCCTGCTGTTCCTGAGGAAGGACGCCATGCGCATGCTGCTGGCCGTGCGTGTCGCCATGGTGCTCGACCTGGTCTGCCTCATGCTGGCCTACGTCACCGGCGCCTGCAGGGGCTCTGCCATCACCGTCGtcgcctccgcactcagcgccGCCGTCATCCTGCTCGTCCTGGTGGCCATATGGCTGCAACATTACGCGAAGGAGAAGGCGGCGGCCGGGACCCAGCTGAAAAGCAGCGGAGGCAGGCACCTCCACCGCGAGGGGCGCAAGATCCTGATGCTTGTCTCCATCTTCGCGACGACGGCCACGTACACGGCGGGGCTGAGCCCGCCGGGTGGCTTCTGGGAGCATGGCCATGGCCACCGCGCCGGAGACCCCATCCTGCTGGAGCGCCACGCgcggtgcttcttggcgttcttgGTCTGCAACACCACTGCCTTCGCCGCGTCTCTCGTCACCATGACGCTGCTCCTGAGCAGGCAGCTTTCCAAGGTCAGCGGGCACCTCAGCGCACCGTACGTGTGCGTCGCCGTGGCGCTCATCGGCCTGCTGGGGGCCTACGCGGCCGGGAGCTGCAGGGAGACGGACACCGCCGTCGCCATCTACGTCCTCTGTTTGGTCGGTGCTGTTCTCGTGTGCATATCCATCATCGCCTACCTCGAGAACCAGTGCACACTGGCATCACAAGCTCCTGATCACGGGGAAGGACCACCACCGGAAGGATCGTCGGGAAACGGTGTCGCCGATACGAATCCACTGGACAAGGCTCGGTCTCTGATCCTGCTCCTTGCCACTCTGACGGTGACCGTCACGTACCAAGCTGGTCTCAACCCACCCGGCGGTGTCTGGAAGGAGAACGGCGACGGGCACGTCAGCGGCGGCCTGATCCTCCTCGAGACGCACACGCGGCGGTACAaggccttcttctactgcaactcGGCTGCCTTCGTGGCGTCCATCGTCGTCTTCATCATGGTGCAGAGCACGTCACTGGTCAGCCATGGTGTCCGATCACACGCGCTGGAAGCCGCCGTCCTTCTGGACCTGTTGGCGCTCGTGGGAGCGTACGGCGCCGGGAGCTGCCGGGATGTGCGCACCTCCATCTATGTCTTCGCCTTGGCCGCTGTCGTCTTTGTGTACGTGGTGATCCATGTTGTGATCGAAAAGTCTTCTTCTGATTCTTctacggcgacgacgacggtgaACAAGGAGGAGGTCGAGCTGGAGAAGAAGCGGAAGCTGCTGTTGCTCCTTGCAATCTTGGTCGTCACCATCACCTACCAAGCCGGGCTGACTCCGCCCGGCAAGTTCTGGCTGGAGCACGGCTCCGGCGACGAAGCGCACAAAGTGGGCGATCCGGTCATGGCCGACAACTACCCGAGGCGGTACAAGGCCTTCTTCTACAGCAACTCCACAAGCTTCATGGTGTCCGTTGCCGTCACCGTCTTCCTGCTGAGCCGCAACCTGTCCAATACAGGCAAAAGATACTGGACGGCGCTCTATTTCTGCATGGGCGCCAGCTTCATCGGCCTCATGTGCGCCTACACTGCCAGCACCATGCTGACGGTGCGGGCGTCGTCCATCTTCGTCGTCGCCTTGGTCGGCGTGGTGCTCGTCTTCACAGGCCTGCACGCCATCCTCCACCGTCGCAACGTCCCGAGGTGGATTTCGCGGTGGTGGTTTTGCTGCCCATCGGACAAACACAGCAAGGCAGAGACCGGGAACGGGGACTCCAAATCCAAGCACTCCGGCAACGTCGAGTACCGTGAGCGGTACAGGATGTGCAAGTACCTGATGCTGCTGGGGATCCTGGCGGCGAGCGTGACGTACCAGGCCGGCTTGACCCCGCCGGGCGGCGTTTGGCCGGCCGACGGTAGCCGGCACGGCGCCGCAGGCGACCCAGTCCTCCGCGACACCGACACACGCCGGTACCGCATGTTCTTCTACAGCAACTCGGCGTCCTTCGTGGCatccgtcgtcgtcatcgtggTGGTGCCGCTGCTGATGCAGGGGGCGCTGCCGGTGGCCGGCTTGCCTATGCCTGTCGGGGCCATGTACACGGTGGTCGTGCTTGACCTGCTTGGCCTCCTACTGGCTTACGCCACCGGCAGCAGCAGGGACTGGGCCACGTCCTGGTACGTGCTCGCCATGGCCGCCACCGTGCTGGCCTACGTCGCCATTTACAAGGTTTTGTCCTCCCGCGGGCACGGCGGTGGGAATTCTCGCCAGCAGCCGGATCTGCAGCAACTGCCGATTCGTCGAGTAACTGAAATTTAA
- the LOC8056470 gene encoding SUPPRESSOR OF GAMMA RESPONSE 1 isoform X2 encodes MARSWLITGRGIAKKIRYAAPSANRQIRELIAEARRECPNCSYVIDNSDVAMQWPGLPAGVKFDPSELELLQHLEQKVGLGGSRPHVLIDEFIPTIDNDEGICYSHPENLPGIKTDGSNAHFFHRVSNAYGCGLRKRRRIINCNNHTVPDEHVRWHKTGRSKAICDNGVIKGWRKIMVLYKASQRGGKPDRANWVMHQYHLGEEEDEKDGELVVSKVFCQLPNKSMEICETETAYEEPDAPASVIGPKTPKTNAPQPRHPKNSPCETEQNIPILQDQLLLDSKGEPTMPIISLEDDATNPVWCAIAEEQQVVGEASRAQLNSDEPLLCHEDPNSLNDKALLPLDYPILSQCRNEMLDWNLNGHGLPDLHNVDLGTPPDFQLAFGSQESLGSWLDRI; translated from the exons ATGGCAAG GTCATGGCTGATAACTGGTAGGGGAATTGCTAAGAAAATAAGATATGCAGCTCCTAGTGCTAACCGCCAGATAAGAGAACTGATTGCAGAAGCACGGAGGGAATGCCCAAACTGCAGTTATGTTATTGATAACAGTGAT GTTGCCATGCAGTGGCCTGGGCTGCCTGCTGGAGTCAAGTTTGATCCTTCTGAATTGGAGTTGCTTCAACATTTAGAACAAAAGGTTGGCCTGGGAGGTTCAAGGCCACATGTGCTCATTGATGAATTCATTCCAACTATAGACAATGATGAGGGAATCTGCTATTCACATCCTGAAAATCTTCCTG GTATCAAAACAGATGGTAGCAATGCCCATTTCTTCCATAGAGTTTCAAATGCGTATGGTTGTGGCCTGCGCAAACGTCGAAGGATCATCAACTGCAACAACCACACTGTTCCTGATGAGCATGTGAGATGGCACAAGACAGGGAGATCCAAAGCCATATGTGACAATGGTGTTATAAAAGGTTGGAGGAAGATAATGGTGCTGTACAAAGCTTCGCAAAGAGGTGGAAAGCCTGATAGGGCTAATTGGGTAATGCATCAGTATCACCTTGGAGAAGAGGAAGACGAAAAGGACGGGGAGCTTGTAGTATCTAAAGTCTTCTGCCAGTTGCCAAATAAGAGTATGGAAATTTGTGAAACAGAAACTGCTTATGAAGAACCTGATGCACCTGCTTCAGTGATTGGTCCCAAAACTCCAAAGACAAACGCACCGCAGCCACGGCACCCTAAAAATAGTCCATGTGAAACTGAGCAGAATATTCCCATCCTGCAGGATCAG CTACTACTGGACAGCAAAGGCGAGCCTACCATGCCTATTATTAGCCTGGAGGATGATGCTACGAACCCTGTGTGGTGTGCTATAGCTGAAGAACAGCAGGTTGTTGGAGAGGCGTCTCGGGCTCAGTTGAACTCAGATGAACCTCTTCTTTGTCATGAAGACCCAAATTCCTTAAACGACAAAGCATTGCTTCCCTTGGACTATCCGATTCTGTCCCAATGCAGGAATGAGATGCTTGATTGGAACCTGAATGGACATGGGTTGCCTGATCTCCATAATGTGGATCTTGGAACACCTCCAGATTTTCAGCTTGCT TTTGGTTCTCAGGAAAGCCTCGGCAGCTGGCTGGATCGCATCTAG
- the LOC8056470 gene encoding SUPPRESSOR OF GAMMA RESPONSE 1 isoform X1 encodes MARSWLITGRGIAKKIRYAAPSANRQIRELIAEARRECPNCSYVIDNSDVAMQWPGLPAGVKFDPSELELLQHLEQKVGLGGSRPHVLIDEFIPTIDNDEGICYSHPENLPGIKTDGSNAHFFHRVSNAYGCGLRKRRRIINCNNHTVPDEHVRWHKTGRSKAICDNGVIKGWRKIMVLYKASQRGGKPDRANWVMHQYHLGEEEDEKDGELVVSKVFCQLPNKSMEICETETAYEEPDAPASVIGPKTPKTNAPQPRHPKNSPCETEQNIPILQDQLLLDSKGEPTMPIISLEDDATNPVWCAIAEEQQVVGEASRAQLNSDEPLLCHEDPNSLNDKALLPLDYPILSQCRNEMLDWNLNGHGLPDLHNVDLGTPPDFQLADFQFGSQESLGSWLDRI; translated from the exons ATGGCAAG GTCATGGCTGATAACTGGTAGGGGAATTGCTAAGAAAATAAGATATGCAGCTCCTAGTGCTAACCGCCAGATAAGAGAACTGATTGCAGAAGCACGGAGGGAATGCCCAAACTGCAGTTATGTTATTGATAACAGTGAT GTTGCCATGCAGTGGCCTGGGCTGCCTGCTGGAGTCAAGTTTGATCCTTCTGAATTGGAGTTGCTTCAACATTTAGAACAAAAGGTTGGCCTGGGAGGTTCAAGGCCACATGTGCTCATTGATGAATTCATTCCAACTATAGACAATGATGAGGGAATCTGCTATTCACATCCTGAAAATCTTCCTG GTATCAAAACAGATGGTAGCAATGCCCATTTCTTCCATAGAGTTTCAAATGCGTATGGTTGTGGCCTGCGCAAACGTCGAAGGATCATCAACTGCAACAACCACACTGTTCCTGATGAGCATGTGAGATGGCACAAGACAGGGAGATCCAAAGCCATATGTGACAATGGTGTTATAAAAGGTTGGAGGAAGATAATGGTGCTGTACAAAGCTTCGCAAAGAGGTGGAAAGCCTGATAGGGCTAATTGGGTAATGCATCAGTATCACCTTGGAGAAGAGGAAGACGAAAAGGACGGGGAGCTTGTAGTATCTAAAGTCTTCTGCCAGTTGCCAAATAAGAGTATGGAAATTTGTGAAACAGAAACTGCTTATGAAGAACCTGATGCACCTGCTTCAGTGATTGGTCCCAAAACTCCAAAGACAAACGCACCGCAGCCACGGCACCCTAAAAATAGTCCATGTGAAACTGAGCAGAATATTCCCATCCTGCAGGATCAG CTACTACTGGACAGCAAAGGCGAGCCTACCATGCCTATTATTAGCCTGGAGGATGATGCTACGAACCCTGTGTGGTGTGCTATAGCTGAAGAACAGCAGGTTGTTGGAGAGGCGTCTCGGGCTCAGTTGAACTCAGATGAACCTCTTCTTTGTCATGAAGACCCAAATTCCTTAAACGACAAAGCATTGCTTCCCTTGGACTATCCGATTCTGTCCCAATGCAGGAATGAGATGCTTGATTGGAACCTGAATGGACATGGGTTGCCTGATCTCCATAATGTGGATCTTGGAACACCTCCAGATTTTCAGCTTGCT GACTTTCAGTTTGGTTCTCAGGAAAGCCTCGGCAGCTGGCTGGATCGCATCTAG
- the LOC8056471 gene encoding beta-1,4-mannosyl-glycoprotein 4-beta-N-acetylglucosaminyltransferase has product MEAGYCNRKKTDGICEGVCDSELGSKSVLSMSRLKCALRGFDLRVLLILLIGVPILIFAIYVHGQKVTYFLRPIWEKPPKPFTIRPHYYHENVSMANLCKLHGWKVRETPRRVFDAVLFSNELDILDIRWHELSPYVSEFVLLESNSTFTGIKKDLHFKENRQRFDFAESRLTYGMIGGRFVKGENPFVEESYQRVALDQLIKIAGIQDDDLLIMSDVDEIPSGHTINLLRWCDDIPEILHLQLRNYLYSFQFLLDDKSWRASVHRYRAGKTRYAHFRQTDELLADSGWHCSFCFRYINDFIFKMKAYSHVDRIRFKYFLNPKRIQHVICEGADLFDMLPEEYTFQEIIAKLGPIPSTFSAVHLPAYLLEQNDRYRYLLPGNCIRESG; this is encoded by the exons ATGGAGGCCGGCTACTGCAACCGCAAGAAGACCGACGGCATCTGCGAGGGCGTCTGCGACAGCGAG CTTGGTTCAAAGTCAGTCCTGAGCATGTCAAGGTTGAAGTGTGCACTGCGAGGATTTGATCTGAGGGTTCTCTTGATTCTGCTGATTGGTGTGCCAATTCTGATCTTTGCCATATATGTGCATGGCCAGAAGGTGACTTACTTCCTCCGACCAATCTGGGAAAAGCCCCCGAAGCCCTTCACAATACGCCCTCACTACTATCATGAAAATGTCTCGATGGCCAACCTCTGCAAGTTGCATGGATGGAAAGTCAGGGAGACTCCACGCCGTGTCTTCGATGCTGTGCTCTTCAGCAATGAGCTTGACATCCTTGATATCCGTTGGCACGAGCTTAGCCCATATGTGTCAGAATTTGTGCTGCTTGAATCCAATTCAACCTTCACTGGCATAAAGAAGGACCttcacttcaaggaaaaccgccAACGGTTTGACTTTGCTGAATCACGGTTGACCTATGGTATGATAGGCGGAAGGTTTGTGAAGGGAGAAAACCCATTTGTTGAGGAATCATATCAAAGGGTTGCTCTCGACCAGCTCATTAAGATTGCAGGCATCCAAGATGACGACCTGTTGATCATGTCCGATGTTGATGAGATCCCAAGTGGTCATACCATCAACCTCTTGAGATGGTGTGATGACATTCCTGAGATACTTCACCTCCAGCTGAGGAACTATCTCTACTCATTCCAGTTTTTACTCGATGACAAGAGCTGGAGGGCTTCAGTACACAGATACAGAGCTGGAAAGACGAGGTATGCACATTTCCGGCAAACAGATGAACTTCTGGCTGATTCAGGGTGGCACTGCAGCTTCTGCTTCCGCTACATAAATGACTTCATCTTCAAGATGAAAGCCTACAGCCACGTCGATCGGATCAGATTCAAGTACTTCCTAAACCCGAAGAGGATTCAGCACGTGATTTGCGAAGGGGCTGATCTTTTCGACATGCTCCCTGAAGAATACACATTCCAAGAGATCATTGCCAAGCTGGGGCCTATTCCAAGTACATTCTCTGCTGTTCATCTCCCTGCCTATCTGCTGGAGCAGAATGATCGGTACAGATATCTCCTTCCAGGCAACTGCATTAGAGAGAGTGGCTAG